The Candidatus Bipolaricaulota bacterium genome contains the following window.
TTCCTGATACGAGGTCTCCGGGGTCGTGTACTTGAACAGCTCCACCTTGTTGAACTGGTGCACCCGGATCAGCCCTCGCTCCTCCTCGCCGTAGGTCCCGGCCTCGCGGCGGAAGCACGGGGTGTAGGCGACGTAGTTCTTCGGGAGCTCGTCCGCGGACAGGATCTCGCCCCGGTGGAGGTTGGCGAGCAGGCTCTCCGCGGTCGGGTTCAGGTAGAGGTCGTCCTTCTCGCAGTGGTAGATCTGGTCGGCGAACTTCGGCAGCTGCGACGAGACGTAGAAGCTCTCCGCGTTGGCGAGGAACGGGGGAAAGACCGGGGTGTAGCCGTTCCTGACGTGGAACATGAACATGAACTGGATCAGCGCCATCTCGAGCACCGCTCCCATCCCGATGTACATCGGGAACCGCGCCCCGGCGATCATCGCCGCGCGGCGGAAGTCGAGGATCCCCTTTTCCTCCCCGATCTCGAGGTGGTGCTTGACAGGGAAGTCGAACTCCGGCCGCGCGCCGAACGAGCGGACCACAACCTTCTCCTCCTTCTTCCCCACCGGGACGGACGGATGAGGGAGGTTGGGGAGCCGGGCGAGGAGATCGTTTATCCGCGGCTCGATCTCCTTCAATTCCCTCTCATAGGCATCGATCCGTTCAGCAAGCTCCCCGAGCCTCTCAAGGAGAGCGGAGGCGTCCTTCCCCTCCTTCTTCAGCCGCCCCACCTCCTGCGAGCCGCGATTCCGTTCCGCCTTCAGGTCCTCGACCTCCCGGATCAGCTCGAGGCGGCGGCGATCAAGGGCGATGATCTCCGAGATGTCGATCTCCGGGTTCCGGTCCTTCAGCCGCTTTGCGATCCCTTCCGGGTCGTCGCGCAAAAGTCTTATGTCGAGCATTCAGTTCGCCTCCATGGGCTAGAATTCTAGGGGAAAGGTTCTTCGCAAGCAA
Protein-coding sequences here:
- the serS gene encoding serine--tRNA ligase, translated to MLDIRLLRDDPEGIAKRLKDRNPEIDISEIIALDRRRLELIREVEDLKAERNRGSQEVGRLKKEGKDASALLERLGELAERIDAYERELKEIEPRINDLLARLPNLPHPSVPVGKKEEKVVVRSFGARPEFDFPVKHHLEIGEEKGILDFRRAAMIAGARFPMYIGMGAVLEMALIQFMFMFHVRNGYTPVFPPFLANAESFYVSSQLPKFADQIYHCEKDDLYLNPTAESLLANLHRGEILSADELPKNYVAYTPCFRREAGTYGEEERGLIRVHQFNKVELFKYTTPETSYQELDALVQEAEGVLQALGVHYRVVILPTQDLAQQSSKTIDIEVYLPGQGRYYEVSSCSNCEEFQARRGKVRYRPAPKEKPRYVHTLNGSGVATSRLMAAILENNQLPDGRIKIPEVLQEAVGAEYL